From the genome of Cyprinus carpio isolate SPL01 chromosome B24, ASM1834038v1, whole genome shotgun sequence:
TAGGGAAAAATTatctttgtcttatttaacatttaactattGCAGGTTTCTATAAtgttctgagtttgcatttgactgtttttattcattttgaggaatactgaatctgtcaTACTGTAAATACATCCAACATGAGAGCAGTCAGTCAagacatgggaaacaaagtaactgccattgcttatttgaaaaagtatagaaaatagataataaataaaatgttcaaaagataACTTCCCTTAAAATCCCCGTAGTATCTTGTCATGGTCACAAGTTCATGGGTTCAACTTAAagattatgcatttaaaaaccccatgaaatgcattaagttgagtttatttagttatttttttgaaGTACCTCAGATAATATTAATGGCTTCAAAGCTAATAAACCACAAcacttcaatttttattttatgtgtttttcataaaaatgacagTACTACATGACAATACAATGTCTGTTCATAGTGAACTACATAAAGCAtctattttatttgcttttaggtAAATCAGGAGTCTATTAAGCCAAAATTAGCACCACTAAATGAAGGAGGTGTGTCTGAACTACTCCAGAaggtattttttaatttgaacaaataaaatatgtacacaGGTTCTGTATATAAAGAagttctttttattaaatttttttttaggagatTTCCAGACTACAAGAGGACAATGACAAACTGAAAGCTAGACTTAGAACTTTGGAATCCCAGGTGAAGAAATggttataataatgataataataataatttttaactaaaaatagtaaaaaatcaGAATATCTTTACTAAACTGGTAAACTTGATATATACTGTGGTCCCTgaaacatttattgatttattttttaattaaaaaccagcatatatatatattatatatatatatattatatatatatatattatatattatatattttgctttaaaagtgtgcttttaaaaacattaaaagttgtGGTacgtttctttaaataaaatgaatttaagaaattaaattttgatattttgtatctaatgtgataacattcatacatttttaattgtggcTTAAGTGTCTAAATAGATTTTGGGGCCcttttattgtacattattttgtgtgttgcCTTTATAACTGTTGTGTTGTAGGCCATGAGTGCTCTGGATGACAAGTCCAAAGCAGAGAGAGCCTTGAAAGAACTTCAGAAGAGCCAAGGAGATCAACAGGTATAAAGGCCCAGGTATACTTATTTTTCTGTGTTCCGCTCTGTCTCCAGCACAGCTATAGCTGTGTCCATGCAGAATTTAAGGTATACTCAACAGTGGATGAACAAGTTCGACACATTCGCAGTACTTTACCTTAACATTTtgcttgtgtgttgttttttgtatgttgtttatatGGACATCAAAATTGGGTTGCATGTGGACGATGTGTGCGGATGTCCACAGACACTTCTGGTGATGAAAATTGTGTTATGTGGAACACGGACTGCTggagtatactttgggctttaaatactgtatatcacTGACTGAGCCAAACTGGCAATTTTAGCCTGTTGGTAATAtgactttgttttgtttatgagttgtttttttctcacttcttTTTTTATAACTTTGTTTGGCTTCATGGAAACTCTGTGGTATgtgctgttttcagttgttttttttttttttaattgtacacacAGCAgtataatgacagaatatttacagacattttctttGATAGTCTGCAATACACGCCCAGGAGATCACAAATCTGGAAGGCACAGTTGCAGCGATGCAGGCTGACTTTGAAAAGACCCTAAATGCAAACATTGCTTCTCAGAAAGACCTGCAGGACAGCTTGGTATCTGCTAAACATGACCTGCTCCGTGTCCAGGAGCAACTTTCCCTTGCTGAGAAGGTACACTGATTCAGCACTGTAGCACTTATCAGATACTAATCTGAATTACTGATTGTTCACACTGAGATCACATTGCAAAAAACAGATACATATTCagtttatttccacatatgaaagTCAACTTTAGCCTAGTTAAAAACACTGTTGAAGTCTCGTTTACAGACTATTGgattatttcaaatcatttatttacttgattaatcaattattataacagtaattattattgttcatatttattgtttataaatatataagtgaAGATGTGTTTGATGAATCATATTATGTTTTCCCATTAAGGAACTGGAGAAGAAATTTCAGCAGACGGCTGCTTACCGCAACATGAAGGAGATTCTCACTAAAAAGAATGAACAGATTAAAGATCTGAGAAAGAGATTACAAAGGTACAGTTTCTCTATTATGACTATCACTGAAATGTTGTGAGAAACTGCccttggaaaaaattaaatatatttatgaacttGTTGCATTATATTCCCTCTTCAGGTATGAATCAGATGAGTGAATTTTAACCCACAAAGGACACACATGAAGAGGTCAACAAAGATTATCACTACTGGATCTGATGCATCAGCTACACCTTGTTGTATGGTTTAAAGTGGATTAGAAATATTATTTGGACATTCACACTACAATCACTTAGTTATTCATCACctttctgtatttttcagcatttacaGCTGGTTACCTGAGAGGAAGTTTTTGCAAGTACCCTATATATTTTGTGGGTTCACTTTGCTTAGGAGGAAATGTATTGCCCATAGCTTTGCTCCCTTCTTTACTGGAAGAATGCAGCTCGACACTCTTGTCAAACATTATTTCAAAGAACTACATACAGTATCTgtgcattataataattaattatttctgttttatgattGTATGCATACATTAATCTTATTAATCTACTAGGAGCTTTAGCTGTGGCAACAAGTATATAACCTATACAAAAATTTgtctgtatataattttataattaagaaCAACCCTATGTGTAATGCATAAACAGgcatcaaaaaagtttttttttttttttctattaaaaacaaaaacaaaaatgtttgtagtgaaagtgtttttattaaaggaatagttcacccaaaattaaaatgttctcaccccCAAGAAGtaggataaatttagcattacatcacttgctcagcaattgAATGTGAATTCAcccagcagtgaatgggtgtcatcAGAATAATAGcttaaacaactgataaaaacatcacaataatccacttaTACAAATAACTCCAGTCgatcaattaatatcttgtgaaatgaaacgcatgtttgtaagaaacaagtccatcaaggcattttaccTTTTAACCATCGCTTGTGGCCAAAAGCAAGTgcataatccataaaaatgctACCTTCAGTTAAAATGTCCATCcccgttgtcctctcacatcaaaatcttccaacatatttgtttaaaatggttttagcctgtcttcatttgtaaacattgcttgatctgtgtatatttcttttatgattcagacaagatgacctTTTCACCATGGAAACCCATTTTATAAATTGTAGactcatttgaatttaaaatgaattaatgattgaattgtttcttacaaacaaacagcttcatAATATGTTTACTGATGAATTGGAGTCATCTCAATTGGTCAGTGAGTGAAGCTAAATTCctccagatctgttctgatgaaggagCAAAcacatcttggattgcctgaggggTAATAAATATTcaccaaatgttaatttttgggtaaactatgcctttaatgtgaattttgttttatttgcctgACTAATTGGATACCGAATGACTGtacttttgttaaaaatatttattcacattttgacTGACATTACAATGGGGCTCCAGTCAACATACTTTGTGTTGACCTTTACTCTTCCTATTACTTTGAatcttttgaaagttttttttacttttttgtctgGTGTTAGGATGGGGCTTATGtacattttaaaggggtgggTCAccggttttttttaatttatttttttttataggtttgtttgtttttttggggtgaattatattatgtgttaattattttttaggaattttttgtatttttttcacataattgaCCTTTATTCCACACCTCTATGTCCATTCTCTGAGAAACACGCTGATCATTTcatgcttttatgaagcccctccctcagaaataggtgaTGGACTCTgtttggttagctagcccagtgtgttgtgattggccaaactgCCTCTAGTGCGGGTCTAAagtcccgcccctcacctcagtatcttttctagtatcttggaaagaaaagggagattcgagatcggtctataattaactagttctttggggtcaagttgtgggtttttgatgagaggcttaataacagccagtttgaaggttttggggacataccctaataacaatgaggaattaataatagtcagaagagaaTCTATGagttctggaagcacctcttttaggagcttagatggaatagggtctaacatacatgttgttggtttagatgatttaacaagtttatacaattcttcctctcctatagtagagaatgagtggaactgttcctcagggggatctatagtgcactgtctgatgtgatactgtgtCTGATGGCTGcattgttacaattttatctctaatagtatcgactttagaagtaaagtagttcataaagtcattactgctgtgatgttgagaaatgtcaaacacttgttgatgctttattttttcgttaatttagccactgtattgaataaatacctgggggttatgtttgttttcctctaaaagagacgaaaagtaatcagatttagcagtttttaatgcttttctgtaagataggttactttccctccaagcaatatgaaatacttctagttttgttttcctccagctgtgctccattttccgggctgctctctttagggtgtgaatgtgctcattacaccacggtgtcatactgttttccttaaccttccttaagcgtaaaggagcaactgtatttaaaatgctagaaaagagagagtccatagtttctgttacatcatcaagttgttctgaggttttggatatgctaaggaattgggatacatcaggaagattacttacaaagcagtcttttgtggtagaagtgatggttctaccatacttgtaacaagaagtggaatttacagttttagctatacgaagtttgcacaaaactaaataatgatctgagatatcatcacttggctgcataatttcaacaccatcaacatcaattccatgtgacagtattaaatctagagtatgatttcgacaatgagtaggtcctgagacgtgttgtctaaccccaatagagttcagaatgtctataaatgctgatcccaatacatctttttcattatcaacatggatattaaaatcaccaacaattaaaaacttgatctgcagccagcactaacttgaatgtaaaatcagcaaacgctttaataaagtctgtatggtgccctggtggcctgtatacagtagccagtacaaacatcacaggggatttatcattaacatttgtttctctggataatgttatattaagcaccaatacttcaaacgagttatacttgaagcctgccctctgagaaatcctgaaaaatctTCTACCACAAGtgtatgcagagcagggggacgcgAGGAACAGTATTaggaaccgctgctttagaacattgattttgaaacttgtgaatctaTTAGAATgtttagaagacagaatcgcaattcatatataaatagatttttatgtgcacctctagttttctcttcctcttctctaaagcagtgcaGCATGGCCTCGCTCCCTCTGCTGCCTTTTCCTGAGGGCAGGTTTTATCTGAGTTTGTTTCgtcacaaacccaggaagtaacttgttgtagtccctaccagccatttttgtagccattaaactgccagaattttaaaagatgatatctctgtttgcattgaactttcagctttgtaactttgcagatattgtttatgctcaaacagcaatatgttaaaaaagtgaaatcgcaatcaaccacccctttaacacTGCAGGCCAATTAGAAACTGAATGCAGTCTTTACATCAGTAGAGACAACAGTTCTTTAAAATGTTTCCTATACATTACATTCATTGTATATTTATATGCTATCCACAGTATATTTTTGTAAGACTTATGTCCCCAGAAAGCATAAATGGAACAGCAGTGTAGGGGTGATATGACTCTACCTGTGGTTGGGGTCTTTTATCGTGTGAATATTATATTCTAGcgatgtaatattgtgaaatgcagTCGTTCACACGAGTTCATAAAGTTTTTACAGCATTGGTggtctgaattattattttttatcagatttattaaaTGTCTTTGTTCATTAGATCTAATGTCTTTGCATCATTTTCTTAAACAGGCATAGTCTCTAAAATGGAAATAGGAAATTCACTGTGAGATGAGAGAATGTTCAGATTGTTTTAAATATCGTTAGCCTCATAGCATAATTGCCTAAgtcatatttcaatgtttttggtaaacaagaaaaaaacacattttttagaaatcacattgttattttttattgatatattataaCAGTACATTCAACCCGATGTGTGAACAagtatgcaaaaagaaaaagatccATCATCGATTGCCTAACCAATAAAAGTGACTTAGGCAGAATATGCCATGACTTAGGCATTTTTTCtcttacataaaaaaatgcaaacataacataacaaaaaagttgttttactCTCCTAAATATAACCAAGATGTGTAACTTGTGAACCCTAACcaatttgtttcttattaatgTCTAACCTTAACCACTGTTTTCCTTTTCCACCCTTAACTCGAAGTTCCACTTAGGTGCTGTGCAAACATAACAtaaccaaagttttttttattctcctAAATATAACCAAGATGTGTAACTTGTCAACCCTAACCAAGTTGTTTCTTAATGTTTAACCTTAACCACGGTTTTTCTTTCCCACCAAGTTCCGCTCAGGTGTTGTGCACACTCATTTTCACACTGTCTATTGATGAGGGAGGTTGTCATAGTACTGGTGGGCTACTCTTGGTAGTACTGGTTTCATTGCCTGCAAGTCATTGAATTTCCTGAGAGTAATTGGCAGTTGGGCAGGAAAGAGTGGGACCCAGTTGGAATGGTTCTTTGGGGATGTTGATTCGCTGAGGCAGGTCCTCCCATTCAGACTCAAAATCCAACTTGTACCGGATTCGACCATCAGCCAAGTACTGGAGAGCCCGGAGGCCATGGACTGTGGGGTCACCAACTTTTTTACCTGGTCGAATATTGGTGACGTAGGCCCCAGATAACTTCATGAAGTCATTGTGGTATAGCTGGGTCACCTTGTATGGGGATGGATGTATTCGTGCAGTCTCAAAGATGACTATGTAATCACGTGGAGTGTGAATATCTTTGACGATGCGCCGCGCAATGAGGCTATGCATGGAGTCACACTCCATTTGTGTGTGGCCAGCAACCAGAAACTTTTGCTCTATGGTGACACCATGCTTCATGGCCAGATGAAGGTAGGTGTTGCTGATGGCACCACACCGATTTTGATATCCAAAGCCATCACTCCAGACAATGACTTTCTCAATGTTTCCGTTGGCCTCTAGGATTGATTCGAAGTGTTTGGACTGCAGATGGGCAAAAACCTCACTGCTGAGGGAGCCTTCATGCTCTTCCCAAGCGTAACAATATCCATCTTTGTTGTTCATGTTGAAGCAAGTAAAGTTGTGCatctgtaatttagttttttgtaataCATTGTACTTGCTTTTGTCTTGGGGCACAGAAGAACGCATTGAAGGTCCATTGTCCACACTGACAGTTTTGTCACTGGATTCCTTTTTATCCTTAGCTTTTTCAGCTTGAGCCTGAGCCTTTAATT
Proteins encoded in this window:
- the lztfl1 gene encoding leucine zipper transcription factor-like protein 1 isoform X2 — translated: MADFGFNEHHQNELINYMRFAHSKRALRLKTIDSCFQDLKDSRLMEETYTVDEVSDMLDGLQVLVRGEVEMELINTAHTNALLLQQLFSQAEKFYLRLQTDISELENRELLDQVAEFEKTDFKANSKVNQESIKPKLAPLNEGGVSELLQKEISRLQEDNDKLKARLRTLESQAMSALDDKSKAERALKELQKSQGDQQSAIHAQEITNLEGTVAAMQADFEKTLNANIASQKDLQDSLVSAKHDLLRVQEQLSLAEKELEKKFQQTAAYRNMKEILTKKNEQIKDLRKRLQRYESDE
- the lztfl1 gene encoding leucine zipper transcription factor-like protein 1 isoform X1, coding for MEETYTVDEVSDMLDGLQVLVRGEVEMELINTAHTNALLLQQLFSQAEKFYLRLQTDISELENRELLDQVAEFEKTDFKANSKVNQESIKPKLAPLNEGGVSELLQKEISRLQEDNDKLKARLRTLESQAMSALDDKSKAERALKELQKSQGDQQEITNLEGTVAAMQADFEKTLNANIASQKDLQDSLVSAKHDLLRVQEQLSLAEKELEKKFQQTAAYRNMKEILTKKNEQIKDLRKRLQRYESDE